The following are encoded together in the Bacillus cereus group sp. RP43 genome:
- a CDS encoding metal-sensing transcriptional repressor: MDHKEHEATTHRSEKEKEQIINRLKRIEGQVRGIQNMIENDRYCVDILVQISAINAAMKKVGMGVLKNHTSHCVSGAIKDGNGDEAIEELMTVFERFSKA, encoded by the coding sequence ATGGATCATAAAGAGCATGAAGCAACTACACATAGATCAGAAAAAGAAAAAGAGCAAATTATAAATAGATTAAAGAGAATCGAAGGGCAAGTTCGTGGTATTCAAAATATGATTGAAAATGATCGTTATTGCGTTGATATTTTAGTGCAAATTTCAGCGATTAATGCAGCGATGAAAAAAGTAGGAATGGGTGTTTTAAAAAATCATACAAGTCATTGTGTTTCAGGAGCCATTAAAGATGGAAATGGTGACGAAGCAATTGAGGAATTAATGACAGTATTTGAACGTTTTTCAAAAGCATAA